In a genomic window of Branchiostoma lanceolatum isolate klBraLanc5 chromosome 12, klBraLanc5.hap2, whole genome shotgun sequence:
- the LOC136446392 gene encoding uncharacterized protein: MDTEDYNNKVSNMLSDDKTYERLSKDPTQKYKRHLVSILKKLKKDEKVTEEQRKYLFPTAENVPRMYCTPKIHKPGNPLRPTVDYTGSIGYNTSRALADLLAPLVGNTKHHIKNSKHLADEMSSILVEEGDMFLSHDVVSLFTNTPIPETLDIIKRRLQADTDLKNRTNLTVDDIIELLTFIVTTTYFCFRGEIYQQKFGTAMGSPLEQQAIATAPVNCTPKLWKRYVDDVLELLKRGAEQQLTDHLNTIDSTGNIKFTHETEENGTVPFLDTLLVKKEDGTVKLLIYRKKTHTDQYLNFNSHHPLHQKLGVIRTLMDRCKSVVTEETDRQLEMDHIKQALSRCGYPDWTFKKVEHQTNKTKQKKDRKKGEETSKGRVTLPYIQGITEPLERIFKKHNIATAVRPKTTLRNLY; the protein is encoded by the exons ATGGACACTGAAGACTACAACAACAAGGTCAGTAACATGCTGTCAGACGACAAAACCTACGAAAGACTCTCGAAAGATCCCACACAGAAGTACAAGCGGCATCTTGTGTCCATCCTTAAGAAGCTCAAGAAAGACGAGAAGGTCACCGAGGAACAACGTAAATACCTGTTCCCTACAGCTGAAAATGTACCTAGGATGTACTGCACGCCCAAGATCCACAAGCCAGGTAATCCTCTGCGACCTACTGTAGACTACACCGGCTCAATAGGATACAACACCTCCAGGGCGTTGGCGGATTTACTGGCTCCACTAGTGGGAAACACAAAACACCACATAAAGAACTCCAAACACCTGGCAGATGAGATGAGCAGTATTCTCGTGGAGGAGGGCGACATGTTCCTGTCACATGATGTAGTGTCCCTGTTTACAAACACACCCATCCCAGAGACCTTAGACATTATCAAACGCAGACTGCAGGCCGACACAGATCTGAAGAACAGAACCAACCTGACAGTAGACGACATCATTGAACTCCTCACTTTCATAGTGACAACCACCTACTTCTGCTTCAGAGGGGAGATCTACCAACAGAAGTTCGGGACCGCCATGGGGAGCCCA TTGGAGCAGCAGGCCATTGCTACAGCACCCGTCAACTGCACACCCAAGCTGTGGAAGCGGTACGTGGACGACGTGCTTGAACTTTTGAAAAGGGGAGCGGAGCAACAGCTGACTGACCACCTGAACACCATCGACTCTACGGGTAACATAAAGTTCACCCATGAAACAGAAGAGAATGGTACGGTGCCATTCCTGGACACTCTGCTGGTCAAGAAAGAGGATGGCACAGTTAAACTGCTGATATACAGAAAGAAGACGCACACAGATCAGTACTTGAACTTCAACTCACACCATCCACTTCACCAGAAGTTGGGAGTCATCCGAACACTGATGGACAGGTGCAAGTCAGTTGTTACTGAAGAAACGGACAGACAGTTGGAGATGGATCACATCAAGCAGGCTCTTTCCCGCTGTGGTTACCCTGACTGGACTTTCAAGAAAGTCGAACATCAGACCAACAAAACCAAgcagaagaaagacagaaagaaaggagAGGAGACGTCTAAAGGAAGGGTGACCTTACCTTACATCCAAGGCATCACAGAGCCACTAGAGAGGATCTTTAAGAAACACAACATCGCCACAGCAGTCAGACCCAAAACCACGCTAAGAAACCTATACTAG